From Micromonospora nigra, one genomic window encodes:
- a CDS encoding sugar phosphate isomerase/epimerase family protein, with the protein MARPITLFTGQWADLPFDEVCRLASEWGYDGLEIACWGDHFEVDRALADDSYVERKRETLAKHHLGVYAISNHLVGQAVCDHPIDERHQGILPARIWGDGEPEGVRRRAAEEMKDTARAAAKLGVDTVVGFTGSSIWHTLAMFPPVPPAMIERGYQDFADRWNPILDVFDSVGVRFAHEVHPSEIAYDYWTTKRALEAVGHRPAFGLNWDPSHFVWQELDPVNFIFDFADRIYHVDCKDAKVRTGDGRRGRLASHLPWADMRRGWDFVSTGHGDVPWEDCFRALNAIGYAGPISIEWEDAGMDRLVGAPEALQFVRRLAFDAPSAAFDAAFSSGD; encoded by the coding sequence ATGGCGCGTCCCATCACGCTCTTCACCGGCCAGTGGGCCGATCTACCGTTCGACGAGGTCTGCCGGCTCGCCTCCGAGTGGGGGTACGACGGTCTGGAGATCGCCTGCTGGGGCGACCACTTCGAGGTCGACCGGGCGCTCGCCGACGACTCCTACGTCGAGCGCAAGCGGGAGACACTCGCCAAGCACCACCTGGGCGTGTACGCGATCTCCAACCACCTGGTCGGTCAGGCGGTCTGCGACCATCCGATCGACGAACGACACCAGGGCATCCTGCCCGCCCGGATCTGGGGTGACGGGGAGCCCGAGGGGGTCCGCCGCCGCGCCGCCGAGGAGATGAAGGACACCGCCCGAGCGGCCGCGAAGCTCGGGGTGGACACGGTGGTCGGCTTCACCGGCTCGTCCATCTGGCACACCCTGGCGATGTTCCCGCCGGTCCCGCCGGCGATGATCGAGCGCGGTTACCAGGACTTCGCCGACCGGTGGAACCCGATCCTCGACGTGTTCGACTCCGTCGGGGTGCGCTTCGCCCACGAGGTCCACCCGAGTGAGATCGCGTACGACTACTGGACGACGAAGCGGGCGCTGGAGGCGGTGGGCCACCGACCCGCGTTCGGGCTGAACTGGGATCCGTCGCACTTCGTCTGGCAGGAGTTGGACCCGGTCAACTTCATCTTCGACTTCGCCGACCGGATCTACCACGTCGACTGCAAGGACGCGAAGGTGCGTACGGGCGACGGTCGGCGGGGGCGGCTGGCCTCCCACCTGCCCTGGGCGGACATGCGGCGCGGCTGGGACTTCGTCTCCACCGGCCACGGCGACGTCCCCTGGGAGGACTGCTTCCGCGCCCTGAACGCGATCGGCTATGCCGGCCCCATCTCGATCGAGTGGGAGGACGCCGGGATGGACCGCCTGGTCGGTGCCCCCGAGGCTCTGCAGTTCGTGCGCCGGCTCGCCTTCGACGCCCCGTCGGCGGCCTTCGACGCCGCCTTCAGCAGCGGGGACTGA
- a CDS encoding ABC transporter permease, whose translation MSTDTLTPATATVPADARVTPARVVRAEWIKFRSLRSSVIMLIATVALFAGLGLAFSAVLADNPPQPGTPAPPGGPSSLDPLGASLGGVNLAQLLIGTLGVLLVAGEYSTGMIRSSLAAVPKRWPVLVGKIAVLAGVSLAVLVPTALLTFVGAQGLLGDEGVSLGDDGVVRAVLGAAVYLAGVGVLGMAVGALLRNTAGAITTVVALLLVVPGVISLLPESVSDAVSPYLPSNAGEAFMSISSHQDLLSPGAGAAVFVGWLVALVGTATVLLRRRDA comes from the coding sequence ATGAGCACCGACACCCTGACCCCGGCAACCGCCACCGTCCCCGCCGACGCGCGGGTCACCCCCGCCCGGGTGGTGCGCGCCGAGTGGATCAAGTTCCGTTCGTTGCGCTCGTCGGTGATCATGCTGATCGCCACCGTCGCCCTGTTCGCCGGGCTCGGCCTGGCCTTCTCCGCCGTGCTGGCGGACAACCCGCCGCAGCCCGGCACGCCGGCACCGCCCGGCGGCCCCTCCTCGCTCGACCCGCTGGGCGCGAGTCTCGGCGGCGTCAACCTCGCCCAACTACTGATCGGCACCCTCGGGGTGTTGCTGGTCGCGGGCGAGTACTCCACCGGGATGATCCGTTCCTCGCTGGCCGCGGTGCCGAAGCGCTGGCCCGTGCTCGTCGGGAAGATCGCCGTTCTCGCCGGTGTCTCCCTCGCGGTGCTGGTGCCGACCGCCCTGCTGACCTTCGTCGGCGCCCAGGGCCTCCTCGGCGACGAGGGCGTCTCCCTCGGCGACGACGGCGTGGTGCGGGCGGTGCTCGGCGCGGCGGTCTACCTGGCCGGCGTGGGCGTGCTCGGCATGGCCGTGGGCGCGCTGCTGCGCAACACCGCCGGGGCGATCACCACCGTGGTGGCGCTGCTCCTGGTCGTGCCCGGCGTGATCTCGCTGCTGCCGGAGAGCGTCTCCGACGCGGTCTCGCCGTACCTGCCGTCCAACGCCGGCGAGGCGTTCATGTCCATCTCGTCCCACCAGGACCTGCTCTCCCCGGGCGCCGGGGCGGCGGTGTTCGTGGGCTGGCTGGTGGCCCTCGTCGGCACCGCCACCGTGCTGCTGCGCCGCCGCGACGCCTGA
- a CDS encoding ABC transporter ATP-binding protein produces MIDVTNLTKRYGDKVAVDDLTFQVRPGLVTGFLGPNGAGKSTTMRMILGLDTPTSGSVTVGGHRYADHAAPLREIGALLEAKAVHSGRTARNHLLAMAATHGIGRRRVDEVIDLVGLHEVADQRAGGFSLGMGQRLGIAAALLGDPKVVMLDEPVNGLDPDGIRWIRDLLRGLAAEGRTVFVSSHLMSEMAMTAEHLIVVGRGRLIADVSVAEFVAQAAQDTVRVRSPQAATLRDLLVGPDVTVTGGEPGLLEVTGLTREQIGDRAAAAGLTLHELSSQQTSLEEAFMTLTRDAVEYAAEPAAAGRTAR; encoded by the coding sequence ATGATCGATGTGACCAACCTGACCAAGCGCTACGGCGACAAGGTCGCCGTCGACGACCTGACCTTCCAGGTACGACCGGGTCTCGTCACCGGATTCCTCGGACCGAACGGCGCCGGCAAGTCCACCACCATGCGCATGATCCTCGGCCTGGACACCCCCACCTCCGGCAGCGTCACCGTCGGGGGCCACCGGTACGCCGACCACGCCGCCCCGCTGCGGGAGATCGGCGCGCTGCTGGAGGCGAAGGCCGTGCACTCCGGCCGTACCGCCCGCAACCACCTGCTCGCCATGGCCGCCACCCACGGCATAGGCCGTCGACGCGTCGACGAGGTGATCGACCTGGTCGGCCTGCACGAGGTGGCCGACCAGCGGGCCGGCGGATTCTCCCTCGGCATGGGCCAGCGACTCGGCATCGCCGCCGCGCTGCTCGGCGACCCGAAGGTCGTGATGCTCGACGAACCGGTCAACGGCCTGGACCCGGACGGGATCCGCTGGATCCGGGACCTGCTCCGGGGCCTCGCGGCCGAGGGCCGGACGGTCTTCGTGTCGTCGCACCTGATGAGCGAGATGGCGATGACCGCCGAGCACCTGATCGTGGTCGGCCGGGGTCGGCTCATCGCCGACGTGTCCGTCGCCGAGTTCGTCGCGCAGGCCGCGCAGGACACCGTACGCGTCCGCTCGCCGCAGGCGGCCACGCTGCGTGACCTGCTGGTCGGCCCGGACGTGACGGTGACCGGCGGTGAGCCCGGCCTGCTGGAGGTCACCGGGCTGACCCGGGAGCAGATCGGCGACCGGGCCGCCGCCGCCGGCCTCACCCTGCACGAACTGTCCTCCCAGCAGACCTCGCTGGAGGAGGCGTTCATGACGTTGACCCGCGACGCGGTCGAGTACGCCGCCGAGCCCGCCGCTGCCGGAAGGACCGCCCGATGA
- a CDS encoding response regulator transcription factor: MTIRVLLADDQKLLRAGFRVLVDSAPDLTVVGEAATGREAVDQLRATPVDVVLMDIRMPELDGLAATREITADPALAGVRVLILTTFEVDEYVFAALRAGASGFLGKGADPAELLDAIRTVAAGDALLSPKATRGLIARFLTQPEPGPPANPEQLRVLTEREREVVTLVATGLSNEQIAERLVVSPLTAKTHVNRAMAKLGARDRAQLVVIAYRSGLVQPR, encoded by the coding sequence GTGACGATCCGCGTGCTGCTGGCCGACGACCAGAAGCTGCTGCGCGCCGGGTTCCGGGTGCTCGTCGACTCCGCCCCCGACCTGACCGTGGTCGGCGAGGCGGCGACCGGTCGGGAGGCGGTCGACCAGCTCCGCGCGACGCCCGTCGACGTGGTGCTGATGGACATCCGGATGCCCGAGCTGGACGGCCTCGCCGCCACCCGGGAGATCACCGCCGATCCGGCCCTGGCCGGCGTACGGGTGCTGATCCTGACCACGTTCGAGGTGGACGAGTACGTCTTCGCGGCGCTGCGGGCCGGGGCCAGCGGCTTCCTCGGCAAGGGCGCCGACCCTGCCGAGCTGCTGGACGCCATCCGGACCGTCGCCGCCGGCGACGCCCTGTTGTCGCCGAAGGCCACCCGGGGGCTGATCGCCCGGTTCCTGACGCAGCCGGAGCCGGGTCCGCCTGCCAACCCCGAGCAGTTGCGGGTGCTCACCGAGCGGGAGCGGGAGGTCGTCACGCTGGTCGCCACCGGCCTGTCCAACGAGCAGATCGCCGAGCGGCTGGTGGTCTCCCCGCTGACCGCGAAGACCCACGTGAACCGGGCGATGGCGAAGCTCGGCGCGCGGGACCGGGCGCAGCTCGTCGTGATCGCGTACCGGAGCGGTCTGGTCCAGCCGCGGTAG
- a CDS encoding sensor histidine kinase, with the protein MGRLAEWRRAVRAHPTGGDAALAALLFVVSLLPVDPPGGPPRDPLSVGALLISLTGCGALVLRRRHPLPVLAVVTGTAALSILVEQARGPFVLSVALAAYTVANRTDRRTAAVAGVISAVMVGAAAVVTLGVSWVDPAVVALLLWFGVAVAAGDAVRSRRAYVAVLEERALRAEQTREEEARRRVAEERLRIARELHDVVAHHIALINVQAGVAGHLLRGQPDAAEEALGHVRTASRTVLDELATVLGVLRRDEETDAPVEPAPSLNRLDALVEGFATGQPVRWTVAGQPRPLPTAVDVAAYRIIQESLTNAHRHAPGAAVAVRLRYDPAGLTIEVRDDGVGSPPPAPAGPGSGMGLLGMRERAESVGGTFTAGPRPAGGFQVRADLPAPQEVAE; encoded by the coding sequence ATGGGACGCCTCGCGGAGTGGCGCCGGGCCGTACGGGCGCATCCGACCGGCGGTGACGCCGCGCTGGCCGCGCTGCTCTTCGTGGTCAGCCTGCTGCCGGTGGACCCGCCGGGCGGGCCGCCCCGCGATCCGTTGAGCGTCGGCGCGCTACTCATCTCCCTGACCGGTTGCGGCGCCCTGGTGCTGCGCCGCCGTCACCCGCTGCCGGTGCTCGCGGTGGTCACCGGCACGGCGGCCCTGTCCATCCTGGTGGAGCAGGCCCGGGGACCGTTCGTGCTGTCGGTGGCGCTGGCCGCGTACACCGTCGCGAACCGGACCGACCGGCGCACCGCCGCCGTGGCCGGCGTGATCAGCGCGGTCATGGTCGGCGCGGCGGCCGTGGTCACCCTCGGCGTCTCCTGGGTGGACCCGGCGGTGGTGGCGCTGCTGCTCTGGTTCGGCGTCGCCGTCGCGGCCGGTGACGCCGTGCGCAGCCGGCGGGCGTACGTGGCGGTGCTGGAGGAGCGGGCCCTGCGCGCCGAGCAGACCCGCGAGGAGGAGGCCCGCCGCCGCGTGGCCGAGGAGCGGCTGCGCATCGCCCGCGAGCTGCACGACGTGGTCGCCCACCACATCGCCCTGATCAACGTGCAGGCCGGGGTGGCCGGCCATCTCCTGCGCGGGCAGCCGGACGCGGCCGAGGAGGCGCTCGGACATGTCCGCACGGCCAGCCGCACCGTGCTGGACGAACTGGCCACCGTGCTCGGGGTGCTGCGCCGCGACGAGGAGACCGACGCGCCGGTCGAGCCGGCACCGAGCCTCAACCGGTTGGACGCGCTGGTGGAGGGCTTCGCCACGGGGCAGCCGGTGCGCTGGACCGTGGCCGGGCAGCCCCGGCCGCTGCCCACCGCGGTCGACGTGGCCGCGTACCGGATCATCCAGGAGTCCCTGACCAACGCCCACCGGCACGCGCCGGGGGCGGCCGTCGCGGTCCGCCTGCGCTACGACCCCGCGGGCCTCACCATCGAGGTACGCGACGACGGCGTCGGCTCCCCGCCGCCCGCACCCGCCGGGCCCGGGAGCGGCATGGGGCTGCTCGGCATGCGGGAGCGGGCCGAGTCGGTCGGCGGCACCTTCACCGCCGGCCCGCGACCCGCCGGTGGTTTCCAGGTACGCGCGGACCTGCCCGCGCCCCAGGAGGTGGCCGAGTGA
- a CDS encoding ThuA domain-containing protein: protein MRMLRPALGVATAALAVLFCTTTPASPVSAADAAYDVLVFSKTAGFRHDSIAAGTQAVRDLGAANNFTVTATEDATAFTTGNLARYEAVIFLNTTGDVLNATQQSAFESYIGSGGGYVGVHSAADTEYNWSFYGNLVGAYFASHPAIQQANVKVENRAHAATAHLPQTWNRTDEWYNYTTNARSTARVLATLDEGSYSGGSMGADHPHAWCKTYSGGRAFYTGGGHTQASYSDAAFRAHLLGGIRYAAGRSKADCRAETGYTALYNGSTTGWSQAGPGSFTNSDATLTSVGGLGMLWYSAKEFTNYSLKLDWKLAGDDNSGVFIGFPPSSDPWSAVNNGYEIQIDATDAADRTTGSVYTFKSADIPARDAALNPPGEWNTYELLVEGERLQVFLNGSKINDFTNTNPARSLAGHIGIQNHGNGDDASFRNIRIKELGSNPPPPGNTTVQAESFSSSSGVTPFTKAGANGGQTLGYIDPGDWAAYHGVDLTGVTSFKARVVSGGPGGTIQVRTGSTTGTVLGSVAVPNTGSWTSFADVTTSLSTVPSGTQNLYLTFTGSGSGLFDVDDFTLVKGGGGTPGTGPIKGLAGKCLDVRDAATADGTQIQIYTCNGAAAQTWTVTPNSTVRALNKCLDVSGGGSADGTKIQLWTCNGTGAQNWSAQADGTLRNPQSGKCLDVSANSSADGQAVHLWTCHTGANQKWILP from the coding sequence ATGAGAATGCTCCGACCCGCACTCGGGGTGGCAACCGCCGCTCTCGCCGTACTTTTCTGCACCACCACCCCGGCCAGCCCCGTCAGCGCGGCGGACGCCGCCTACGACGTGCTGGTCTTCTCGAAGACCGCCGGCTTCCGGCACGACTCGATCGCGGCCGGCACCCAGGCCGTCCGGGACCTCGGCGCGGCGAACAACTTCACCGTCACCGCCACCGAGGACGCCACCGCCTTCACCACCGGCAACCTCGCCCGGTACGAGGCGGTGATCTTCCTCAACACCACCGGCGACGTGCTCAACGCCACCCAGCAGTCCGCCTTCGAGTCGTACATCGGCTCCGGCGGCGGCTACGTCGGCGTGCACTCCGCCGCCGACACCGAGTACAACTGGTCGTTCTACGGCAACCTGGTCGGCGCGTACTTCGCCTCGCACCCGGCGATCCAGCAGGCGAACGTCAAGGTGGAGAACCGGGCCCACGCGGCCACGGCCCACCTGCCGCAGACCTGGAACCGCACCGACGAGTGGTACAACTACACCACCAACGCCCGCTCCACCGCCCGGGTCCTGGCCACCCTCGACGAGGGCTCGTACTCGGGCGGCTCGATGGGCGCCGACCACCCGCACGCGTGGTGCAAGACCTACAGCGGCGGCCGGGCCTTCTACACCGGCGGCGGGCACACCCAGGCGTCGTACTCCGACGCGGCGTTCCGCGCGCACCTGCTCGGCGGCATCCGGTACGCGGCCGGCCGGAGCAAGGCCGACTGCCGCGCGGAGACCGGTTACACCGCCCTCTACAACGGCTCGACCACCGGCTGGTCGCAGGCCGGGCCGGGCAGCTTCACCAACTCCGACGCCACGCTGACATCCGTCGGCGGGCTCGGCATGCTCTGGTACAGCGCGAAGGAGTTCACCAACTACTCCCTCAAGCTCGACTGGAAGCTCGCCGGGGACGACAACTCGGGCGTCTTCATCGGCTTCCCGCCGTCGAGCGACCCGTGGTCGGCGGTGAACAACGGTTACGAGATCCAGATCGACGCCACCGACGCCGCCGACCGCACCACCGGGTCGGTGTACACGTTCAAGTCCGCCGACATCCCCGCCCGCGACGCCGCGCTGAACCCGCCGGGGGAGTGGAACACCTACGAGCTGCTGGTCGAGGGAGAGCGGCTCCAGGTCTTCCTCAACGGTTCGAAGATCAACGACTTCACCAACACCAACCCGGCGCGTTCGCTGGCCGGCCACATCGGCATCCAGAACCACGGCAACGGCGACGACGCGTCGTTCCGCAACATCCGGATCAAGGAACTGGGATCCAACCCACCGCCGCCCGGGAACACGACGGTCCAGGCCGAGTCGTTCAGCTCGTCGAGCGGGGTCACCCCCTTCACCAAGGCCGGCGCCAACGGCGGCCAGACCCTCGGCTACATCGACCCGGGTGACTGGGCGGCGTACCACGGAGTCGACCTGACCGGCGTCACGTCGTTCAAGGCGCGGGTCGTCTCCGGCGGGCCGGGCGGCACGATCCAGGTGCGGACCGGGTCGACCACCGGGACCGTGCTCGGCTCGGTCGCGGTGCCCAACACGGGTAGCTGGACCAGCTTCGCCGACGTCACGACGAGTCTGTCCACCGTCCCGTCGGGCACCCAGAACCTCTACCTCACCTTCACCGGCTCGGGTTCGGGGCTCTTCGACGTGGACGACTTCACCCTGGTGAAGGGGGGCGGGGGCACCCCCGGCACCGGTCCGATTAAGGGCCTGGCCGGCAAGTGCCTCGACGTCCGCGACGCGGCGACCGCCGACGGTACGCAGATCCAGATCTACACCTGCAACGGCGCCGCCGCGCAGACGTGGACGGTGACGCCGAACTCGACGGTCAGGGCGCTGAACAAGTGTCTGGACGTCTCGGGCGGTGGTTCGGCGGACGGCACGAAGATCCAGCTCTGGACCTGCAACGGGACGGGTGCGCAGAACTGGTCGGCGCAGGCCGACGGCACCCTGCGCAACCCGCAGTCGGGCAAGTGTCTGGACGTCTCCGCGAACTCCTCGGCCGACGGCCAGGCCGTGCACCTGTGGACCTGCCACACCGGCGCCAACCAGAAGTGGATCCTGCCCTGA
- a CDS encoding carbohydrate-binding protein: protein MSTSGITTTPHRSRRWLSAGFALVLAAAGTVALGAGPTALGGPTAASAHPVVGTDFQQVTLAKGVAEVGEPMTIAVLPDRSVVHTARNGTVRRTDSAGNTSVIGTLPVYTHDEEGLQGVGVDPNFATNRHLYLYYAPPLSTPSGDAPATGSDFSAWQGVNRLSRFTLNSDFTINTGSRVDVLDVPADRGICCHVGGDIDFDAAGNLYLSTGDDTNPFDSSGYAPIDERTNRNPAYDAQRTSANTNDLRGKILRIKVNANGTYSIPAGNMFVDSDPKTRPEIYAMGFRNPFRMSVDKATGIVYVGDYGPDAGTTTSRGPSGQVEFNRITGPGNYGWPYCTGTNTANETYAEWNFSNSTAGAKYDCTGGPTNNSFRNTGLTTLPGAKAAWIRYAGDAGSPPEFGGGSESPMGGPVYRYNASLNSATKWPQSFDGQFFAGELGRGWIKPIHVDSDGSPGTIDTFPWNGKQVMDMAFGPDGALYVLDYGTGYFNGDANSALYRYDHIGGGNAAPTAVAAADRTSGTAPLTVKFSSAGSSDPEGGALTYSWNFGDGTTSTAANPSKTYTANGTYTVTLTVKDPQNATGTANVQIGVGNTAPTVTITSPGNGQLFSYGDTVPFSITVTDPEDGTIDCTKVKMTYVLGHDSHGHQITSKTGCSGSITIPVDGEHDDAANIFAIFDAEYTDAGGLTTHKQHTLQPKKRQAEHYKTSSGIAQYSKTTAEGGKTVGSIDNGDWIAFEPYRINNLTSFTARVSSGGVGGTLQVRAGSATGTVLGSATVPVTGSWETFQNVTGTISSPPAGTTTLYLTFAGGAGALFDIDSFTFTTGASGGGTGPIVGLAGKCLDVRDAATADGTQIQIYTCNGSAAQTWTVTPNSTVRALNKCLDVSGGGSADGTKIQLWTCNGTGAQNWSAQADGTLRNPQSGKCLDVSANSSADGQAVHLWTCHTGANQKWTLP, encoded by the coding sequence ATGTCCACATCGGGCATCACCACCACTCCGCATCGCAGTCGACGATGGTTGTCCGCCGGCTTTGCGCTGGTCCTGGCCGCCGCCGGCACGGTCGCCCTGGGCGCCGGGCCCACCGCGCTGGGCGGGCCCACGGCAGCCTCCGCCCACCCCGTCGTGGGCACCGACTTCCAGCAGGTCACCCTCGCCAAGGGCGTCGCCGAGGTCGGCGAGCCGATGACCATCGCGGTGCTCCCCGACCGCTCGGTCGTGCACACCGCCCGCAACGGCACGGTGCGCCGGACCGACTCCGCCGGCAACACCTCCGTCATCGGCACCCTCCCGGTGTACACACACGACGAGGAGGGGCTCCAGGGCGTCGGGGTGGACCCGAACTTCGCCACCAACCGGCACCTCTACCTCTACTACGCGCCGCCGCTGTCCACACCGTCCGGCGACGCGCCGGCGACCGGCAGCGACTTCTCCGCCTGGCAGGGCGTCAACCGGCTGTCCCGGTTCACCCTGAACAGCGATTTCACGATCAACACCGGCAGCAGGGTCGACGTCCTCGACGTCCCGGCCGACCGGGGCATCTGCTGCCACGTCGGCGGCGACATCGACTTCGACGCCGCCGGCAACCTCTACCTGTCGACCGGTGACGACACCAACCCGTTCGACTCCTCCGGGTACGCGCCGATCGACGAGCGGACCAACCGCAACCCCGCGTACGACGCGCAGCGCACCTCCGCCAACACCAACGACCTGCGCGGCAAGATCCTCCGGATCAAGGTCAACGCGAACGGGACGTACTCCATCCCGGCCGGCAACATGTTCGTCGACTCGGACCCGAAGACCCGGCCCGAGATCTACGCGATGGGTTTCCGCAACCCGTTCCGGATGAGCGTGGACAAGGCCACCGGCATCGTCTACGTCGGTGACTACGGGCCGGACGCCGGCACCACCACCAGCCGCGGCCCCAGCGGCCAGGTCGAGTTCAACCGGATCACCGGGCCGGGCAACTACGGCTGGCCGTACTGCACCGGGACCAACACCGCGAACGAGACGTACGCCGAGTGGAACTTCTCCAACAGCACGGCCGGCGCCAAGTACGACTGCACCGGCGGCCCGACCAACAACTCGTTCCGCAACACCGGCCTGACCACCCTGCCGGGGGCGAAGGCGGCCTGGATCCGGTACGCCGGTGACGCCGGCAGCCCGCCGGAGTTCGGCGGCGGCTCCGAGTCGCCGATGGGTGGGCCGGTCTACCGGTACAACGCCTCGCTGAACTCCGCCACCAAGTGGCCGCAGTCCTTCGACGGGCAGTTCTTCGCAGGTGAACTGGGCCGGGGCTGGATCAAGCCGATCCACGTCGACAGCGACGGCTCCCCGGGCACCATCGACACCTTCCCGTGGAACGGCAAGCAGGTCATGGACATGGCGTTCGGCCCGGACGGCGCGCTCTACGTCCTGGACTACGGCACCGGCTACTTCAACGGTGACGCCAACTCCGCCCTCTACCGGTACGACCACATCGGCGGCGGCAACGCGGCGCCGACCGCGGTCGCGGCGGCGGACAGGACCTCCGGCACCGCCCCGTTGACCGTGAAGTTCTCCTCGGCCGGGTCGTCGGACCCGGAGGGTGGCGCCCTGACCTACTCGTGGAACTTCGGTGACGGCACCACCTCGACGGCGGCCAACCCGAGCAAGACGTACACCGCCAACGGCACGTACACCGTCACGCTGACCGTCAAGGACCCGCAGAACGCCACCGGTACGGCGAACGTGCAGATCGGCGTCGGCAACACCGCGCCCACCGTGACCATCACCAGCCCCGGCAACGGCCAGCTGTTCAGCTACGGGGACACCGTGCCGTTCAGCATCACGGTGACCGACCCGGAGGACGGCACCATCGACTGCACCAAGGTCAAGATGACCTACGTGCTCGGGCACGACAGCCACGGCCACCAGATCACCTCGAAGACCGGCTGCTCCGGGTCGATCACGATCCCGGTCGACGGTGAGCACGACGACGCGGCGAACATCTTCGCCATCTTCGACGCCGAGTACACCGACGCGGGTGGGCTGACCACCCACAAGCAGCACACCCTCCAGCCGAAGAAGCGGCAGGCCGAGCACTACAAGACCTCCTCGGGCATCGCGCAGTACAGCAAGACGACGGCCGAGGGCGGCAAGACCGTCGGCAGCATCGACAACGGCGACTGGATCGCGTTCGAGCCGTACCGGATCAACAACCTGACCTCGTTCACCGCCCGGGTCTCCTCCGGCGGCGTCGGCGGCACCCTCCAGGTCCGTGCCGGCTCGGCCACCGGAACCGTGCTCGGCTCGGCCACCGTGCCGGTCACCGGCTCCTGGGAGACCTTCCAGAACGTCACCGGCACCATCTCCAGCCCGCCGGCCGGCACCACCACGCTCTACCTGACCTTCGCCGGTGGCGCCGGGGCGCTCTTCGACATCGACTCGTTCACCTTCACCACCGGGGCCTCCGGCGGCGGGACCGGACCGATCGTGGGGCTCGCCGGCAAGTGCCTCGACGTCCGCGACGCGGCGACCGCCGACGGTACGCAGATCCAGATCTACACCTGCAACGGCAGCGCCGCGCAGACGTGGACGGTGACGCCGAACTCGACGGTCAGGGCGCTGAACAAGTGTCTGGACGTCTCGGGCGGTGGTTCGGCGGACGGCACGAAGATCCAGCTCTGGACCTGTAACGGGACGGGTGCGCAGAACTGGTCGGCGCAGGCCGACGGCACCCTGCGCAACCCGCAGTCGGGCAAGTGTCTGGACGTCTCCGCGAACTCCTCGGCCGACGGCCAGGCCGTGCACCTGTGGACCTGCCACACCGGCGCCAACCAGAAGTGGACCCTGCCATGA